The following proteins are encoded in a genomic region of Amphiura filiformis chromosome 18, Afil_fr2py, whole genome shotgun sequence:
- the LOC140139596 gene encoding uncharacterized protein, translating to MANDHSSGEPVRYDIIQAVGAWVGVLTKSEPFLKLKSNPKAKKSFTITRLPKSGGKVGQRQTRRRKSQLRSITHYLGVKKKLFKKPKRMGCTRTLALMAHSNMTWRASRKLRLYPTGSKLPKEDDVRARQNNLLESAHVVTKMVIIKEPSNAPNSVIGFLAKKAPVTHIDHIREDLLDYMERLDKSGKITNRGVIPDDEVWIKVGGDHGKGSFKVAMSVCNTANPNSSYNTICILLLEGSETKANVQRVLPLIVDQLMSLEDMTWRGKKFRLWVNGDLAFLVNIYGINGCQSRYCCVYCEESKSEFSITKDGRVPVENRSLERMKEDVRKFCKAGGRKESSKDLSHSVIHPPIFPVPIDHVCIPSLHIWTGIFKKIYTMMLRELHKLDQKIFLALARSWAEDGDGKQEEFLKWVETEQRRVAKCMQEKSELEEVVEDLEKVGGGREAVRVKAKLQTEIKKLEKQLQHEELKYGCGHLVSSMDDVLKKHKVKLAAYQGGHFIGNHVDKLCKEEPINDITGHAYNTITSGALDNILDDVPISINQTLEREANDLQEHFSILLMMFAKVRKLVGHSNPIKEEEHSDIEIAITEFFQYFRAYFPQESVTLKMHILERHIMEQIQRTGCGLGLLSEHGLESLHQYWANLLHSYLHMKSQPLRMYRFCMRRHLTGVMPEVTSKMKLPTPRVVSQNER from the exons ATGGCAAACGACCACTCATCTGGAGAACCGGTGAGATACGATATCATACAAGCTGTTGGAGCCTGGGTTGGAGTTCTCACGAAATCAGAGCCATTCCTGAAACTGAAAAGTAATCCCAAAGCCAAAAAG TCATTCACAATAACCAGACTGCCAAAGTCAGGAGGAAAAGTAGGCCAAAGACAGACGAGGAGGAGAAAATCGCAACTACGATCAATTACACACTACCTGGGGGTCAAGAAGAAGTTGTTCAAAAAACCGAAGAGAATGGGATGTACAAGAACATTGGCATTAATGGCCCACAGTAATATGACGTGGAGAGCTTCAAGAAAGCTGAGATT ATATCCTACAGGGTCGAAGCTTCCCAAGGAAGATGATGTGAGGGCTCGTCAAAATAATCTTCTAGAGTCTGCACATGTTGTCACCAAAATGGTCATAATCAAGGAGCCGTCAAATGCACCCAACAGCGTCATTGGTTTTCTTGCTAAGAAAGCCCCTGTCACACATATAGACCATATACGAGAGGACCTGTTAGACTACATGGAAAGACTGGACAA AAGTGGCAAGATAACAAACAGAGGCGTTATTCCCGATGACGAGGTATGGATCAAGGTTGGTGGAGACCATGGCAAGGGGTCATTTAAGGTTGCTATGTCAGTGTGTAATACAGCAAACCCAAACTCATCCTACAACACCATCTGCATATTACTCCTTGAAGGCAGTGAGACAAAAGCAAATGTCCAGAGAGTATTACCCTTAATAGTTGACCAACTAAtgtctttggaagacatgacatggAG AGGCAAAAAGTTTCGACTCTGGGTGAATGGAGATCTGGCTTTTTTGGTGAACATATATGGAATAAATGGATGTCAAA GTAGATACTGCTGTGTATATTGTGAAGAATCTAAATCAGAATTTTCCATTACAAAAGATGGACGAGTTCCGGTGGAGAACAGATCACTTGAGAGGATGAAAGAAGATGTGAGGAAATTTTGTAAGGCAGGAGGAAGGAAGGAATCCTCCAAAGATTTATCACACAGCGTCATTCACCCACCGATATTTCCGGTCCCCATTGATCAT GTGTGTATACCAAGTCTACACATATGGACTGGAATTTTTAAGAAAATCTACACCATGATGTTGAGAGAATTACACAAGCTGgaccaaaaaatttttttggccctGGCCCGGTCTTGGGCAGAAGATGGCGATGGCAAACAAGAGGAGTTTTTGAAATGGGTGGAAACTGAGCAGAGGAGGGTAGCGAAGTGCATGCAAGAGAAGAGTGAGCTGGAGGAGGTGGTTGAGGATCTAGAGAAGGTGGGAGGAGGCAGAGAGGCAGTAAGAGTGAAGGCGAAACTACAGACTgagataaagaaattg GAAAAGCAACTTCAACACGAAGAACTAAAATACGGATGTGGCCACTTGGTAAGCAGCATGGATGATGTGCTGAAGAAGCACAAAGTCAAACTTGCTGCTTACCAAGGTGGCCATTTCATTGGAAATCATGTCGATAAGCTATGCAAG gaagAACCCATCAATGATATTACAGGGCACGCATATAACACCATCACTTCGGGTGCCCTGGACAACATCTTAGATGATGTACCAATTTCAATAAACCAAACTCTGGAGCGGGAGGCGAATGATTTACAAGAACACTTCTCCATCCTGCTCATGATGTTCGCCAAAGTAAGGAAGTTGGTCGGGCACTCAAACCCAATCAAGGAAGAGGAACATAGTGACATCG AAATAGCAATCACTGAATTCTTTCAGTACTTCAGGGCATATTTCCCGCAAGAATCTGTTACACTTAAAATGCACATATTAGAACGTCACATAATGGAGCAGATACAGAGAACAGGCTGTGGCTTAGGCCTGCTAAGTGAACACGGACTTGAATCGCTACACCAATACTGGGCGAATTTGCTCCACAGTTACCTCCACATGAAGAGCCAACCACTCAGGATGTATCGTTTCTGTATGAGGCGTCACCTTACTGGTGTAATGCCTGAAGTCACATCCAAAATGAAGTTACCAACACCAAGagttgtatcacaaaatgaacgTTGA